One genomic region from Nocardia vinacea encodes:
- a CDS encoding haloacid dehalogenase type II, protein MRVATTARNSASSRERQWFPNSRRPSSMKRKTMADTTFRPKYVSFDCYGTLINFDIDPTTRRLLAGRLPEEQWPAFKKVFRGYRYDEVCGDYKPYEQILQDSFDRVCKRWGIGPTEGAGAQFAEAVRGWVAHEDVPAPLKTMGDNYKLVILSNADTSFLDISVPKLGADFHAVYTAEQAQAYKPRYQAFEYMLDTLNAKPEDFLHVSSHTRYDLMPMHDMGFRNLVLLDRGYDPITTGYDYTTVDSLDELNKLLGL, encoded by the coding sequence GTGAGGGTGGCCACCACCGCCCGCAACTCCGCATCCTCCCGGGAACGGCAGTGGTTCCCGAACTCTCGCCGCCCCTCTTCAATGAAACGGAAGACCATGGCAGACACGACTTTCCGGCCGAAGTACGTCTCCTTCGACTGCTACGGCACGCTGATCAACTTCGACATCGATCCCACCACCCGCCGGCTGCTCGCGGGCCGTCTTCCTGAAGAGCAGTGGCCCGCGTTCAAGAAGGTATTCCGCGGATACCGGTACGACGAGGTCTGCGGCGACTACAAGCCTTACGAGCAGATCCTTCAGGATTCCTTTGACCGGGTGTGTAAGCGGTGGGGCATTGGGCCGACCGAAGGCGCCGGCGCACAGTTCGCTGAGGCCGTACGCGGCTGGGTTGCCCACGAGGACGTGCCGGCTCCGCTGAAGACCATGGGCGACAACTACAAGCTGGTGATTCTGTCCAACGCCGACACCAGCTTCCTGGACATCAGCGTTCCGAAGCTTGGTGCCGACTTCCACGCCGTATACACCGCCGAGCAGGCCCAGGCCTACAAGCCGCGCTACCAGGCGTTCGAGTACATGCTCGACACCCTGAACGCCAAGCCGGAGGACTTCCTGCACGTCTCCTCGCACACCCGCTACGACTTGATGCCAATGCACGACATGGGCTTCCGGAACCTGGTGCTGCTGGACCGTGGCTACGACCCCATCACCACGGGCTACGACTACACCACCGTCGATTCGCTCGACGAGCTCAACAAACTCCTCGGGCTCTGA
- a CDS encoding ABC transporter substrate-binding protein, with protein sequence MKTRTKAQAFAAGFALLLALTACGTADRDGATGSTSNTADISEGVQPDPAAVALLPASYKDKGELEVAMDLHYPPTTFLADDNTTPIGLNPDVARLVAKKLGLGLKFVNTSFDTIIPGIDGGRYDFTATSMAPTPERLKVLDMIDYFNSGVSVAVAPGNPLGLSNDNLCGKNIAVTKGSNAQLKHLPNVSEWTCVSQGKPAINGITLPNVQEALTQLASKRVDGVFYDTVALVWAQKQQPKALNVLTPQVDTRSEHNVTIALKKGSPLTPALQAAVQSVLNSPEYQKSLSNWGISSGAVSDAKLN encoded by the coding sequence ATGAAGACACGAACAAAAGCCCAGGCCTTCGCGGCAGGTTTCGCTCTCCTGCTCGCACTGACCGCGTGCGGCACCGCCGACAGGGATGGGGCCACCGGCTCGACATCGAATACGGCCGACATCTCCGAGGGCGTGCAGCCGGACCCCGCCGCGGTCGCCCTACTGCCCGCTTCCTACAAGGACAAGGGCGAACTGGAGGTGGCGATGGACCTCCACTACCCGCCGACCACCTTCCTCGCCGATGACAACACCACGCCGATCGGCCTCAACCCGGACGTGGCCCGCCTTGTAGCCAAGAAGCTCGGACTTGGGCTGAAGTTCGTCAACACCAGTTTCGACACCATCATTCCCGGCATCGATGGAGGGCGATACGACTTCACCGCCACCTCCATGGCGCCCACGCCCGAACGGCTCAAGGTTCTGGACATGATCGACTACTTCAATAGCGGAGTCTCCGTGGCCGTGGCCCCCGGAAACCCGCTCGGCCTGAGCAACGACAATCTGTGCGGCAAGAACATTGCCGTGACGAAGGGCTCGAACGCGCAGCTCAAGCACCTGCCCAACGTCTCCGAATGGACGTGTGTGTCTCAGGGCAAGCCAGCGATCAACGGCATCACCCTGCCCAACGTCCAGGAAGCGCTGACCCAGCTGGCCTCTAAGCGGGTCGACGGCGTCTTCTACGACACCGTCGCCCTGGTATGGGCACAAAAGCAGCAGCCCAAAGCGCTCAACGTCCTCACCCCGCAGGTCGACACGCGCTCGGAGCACAATGTCACCATCGCCCTCAAAAAGGGATCACCGCTGACTCCCGCGCTGCAAGCGGCTGTTCAGTCCGTCCTGAACAGTCCCGAATACCAGAAGTCGCTCTCCAACTGGGGTATCAGCTCTGGGGCCGTTTCCGACGCCAAGCTCAACTAG
- a CDS encoding amino acid ABC transporter permease yields the protein MVQLTTHGSNPTMNGMDSALKPRLRRRSVFEYAAWTVCILLGVGLIVSVTTNPNFQWDVVAKYFTYESILRGLVLTIVLTVVSMVLGTLLGLILAIMRSSSITPIAATAGVYITFFRGTPVLVQLIFWFNIAALYPNLSIGGMAIDVNALITPIMAAVIGLTLNEAAYMAEIIRGGFSSVGKGQIEAADSLGMSGAMKMRKVIIPQAMPSIIPATGNQVIGMFKETSLVSVLGVAELLQSAQLIYARTYETIPLLIVASLWYLAMTLLLSYPQSQLEKKYSRSSSRLPRKAKKVVLTDPEGIAR from the coding sequence ATGGTGCAATTGACCACCCACGGAAGTAACCCGACGATGAACGGAATGGATTCCGCCCTCAAGCCGAGGCTCCGGCGGCGAAGTGTGTTCGAGTACGCGGCTTGGACGGTGTGCATCCTGCTCGGTGTGGGCCTGATCGTGTCCGTCACGACTAATCCCAACTTTCAGTGGGACGTGGTCGCCAAATACTTCACCTATGAATCAATCCTGCGCGGGCTGGTCCTGACCATCGTTTTGACGGTGGTCAGCATGGTTCTCGGCACACTCCTGGGCCTGATCCTGGCGATCATGCGGTCCTCGAGCATCACACCGATTGCCGCAACAGCAGGGGTGTACATCACCTTCTTTCGTGGCACACCGGTGCTGGTTCAGCTGATCTTCTGGTTCAACATCGCCGCGTTGTACCCGAACCTGTCCATCGGCGGCATGGCCATCGACGTCAACGCCCTGATCACCCCGATCATGGCCGCGGTCATCGGCCTGACGCTCAATGAAGCGGCGTACATGGCCGAGATCATTCGCGGCGGGTTCTCCTCGGTGGGTAAAGGACAGATCGAGGCCGCCGACTCACTGGGGATGAGCGGCGCGATGAAGATGCGCAAGGTCATCATTCCCCAGGCGATGCCCTCGATCATTCCGGCAACCGGAAACCAGGTCATCGGCATGTTCAAGGAGACATCCCTGGTCAGCGTGTTGGGCGTCGCGGAGCTGCTCCAGAGCGCCCAGCTGATCTACGCGCGCACCTACGAGACCATCCCGCTCCTGATCGTTGCGAGCCTGTGGTACCTCGCGATGACGCTCCTGCTGAGCTACCCGCAATCCCAGCTCGAAAAGAAATACTCCCGTTCAAGCTCCCGCCTTCCCCGGAAAGCGAAAAAGGTTGTGCTGACAGACCCGGAAGGTATTGCCCGATGA
- a CDS encoding amino acid ABC transporter ATP-binding protein, translating to MTCDGTIHGRGIRKSFGTKTVLQNIDLDIASGEICCIIGPSGSGKSTLLRCVNGLETVDLGVLKVNGEHFGYYETDTAFHALSRKRLAEQRTKVGIVFQQFNLFPNMTAQDNIMAGPVLVKGGDKKQASQQAQKLLASVGLSGFGGHYPAQLSGGQQQRVAIARALAMDPQIMLFDEPTSALDPEKVGEVLAVMKDLAQKGMTMVVVTHEMGFAREVADTLLFMDEGCIVERGDAREVLAHPKERRTQAFLEKVL from the coding sequence ATGACTTGCGACGGTACGATCCACGGCCGAGGAATCCGTAAATCCTTCGGCACCAAGACAGTTCTGCAGAACATCGATCTCGACATCGCCAGCGGTGAGATCTGCTGCATCATCGGCCCCAGCGGGTCCGGAAAATCGACCCTGCTGCGGTGCGTCAACGGCCTCGAGACGGTTGATCTCGGCGTGTTGAAGGTCAACGGTGAGCACTTCGGCTACTACGAGACGGACACCGCTTTCCACGCCCTGAGCCGCAAACGCCTGGCCGAACAGCGCACCAAGGTCGGCATCGTTTTCCAGCAGTTCAACCTGTTCCCCAACATGACCGCGCAGGACAACATCATGGCAGGCCCCGTGCTGGTCAAGGGCGGCGACAAGAAGCAGGCATCCCAGCAGGCGCAGAAACTGTTGGCGAGCGTCGGACTGAGCGGGTTCGGCGGTCACTATCCCGCCCAGCTGTCCGGAGGTCAGCAGCAGCGCGTGGCCATCGCGCGGGCGTTGGCCATGGATCCGCAGATCATGCTGTTCGACGAGCCGACCAGCGCCCTCGACCCCGAAAAAGTCGGTGAAGTCCTCGCCGTCATGAAGGACCTGGCCCAGAAGGGTATGACCATGGTCGTGGTCACCCACGAGATGGGTTTCGCCCGGGAGGTGGCGGACACCTTGCTGTTCATGGACGAGGGCTGCATCGTCGAACGTGGTGATGCCCGCGAGGTCCTTGCCCATCCGAAGGAACGCCGCACGCAGGCCTTCCTGGAAAAGGTGCTGTGA
- a CDS encoding FAD-dependent oxidoreductase has protein sequence MDGQLAVIGLGSIGSMALWQASRLSNSVVGFEAQSPGHARSAVGGDTRLFRMLYRGTPSYYPILERSRHLWSELEVETSQHILTRCGGLSIGTVDGPYLPHLLDTTRLNGADHEILSRGAMAERYPQHHLRPDDQAVFDPHAGALRTDRAVTAAVAAAQANGATVLTDTPIDDIRETGDGVVVTSGTNSWTFENVIVSSGGWSRRLMPDYLKAVTETRRIFLSWFVARDASEFSPDRFPIFIRISGDRSMYGAPSVDGVTVKATLDGRGVFTPQADAVPRDLTADEIAETTETVTEFLPGLFPSIVRSDAFPDLYTADQHSLLGPLRENSRIYCATGFSGAGFKMASGFGEIAASEALGAKSFPELDFVRPQRFRPHRQLDGHGTTTEPPGNRQNVR, from the coding sequence ATGGACGGACAGCTTGCCGTCATCGGTCTGGGCAGCATCGGCAGCATGGCTTTGTGGCAGGCTTCCCGCTTGTCCAACTCGGTGGTCGGTTTCGAGGCACAATCTCCGGGCCATGCCCGCAGCGCCGTCGGTGGGGACACCCGCCTGTTCCGCATGCTGTATCGAGGTACGCCAAGCTACTACCCCATCCTCGAACGCTCCCGGCACCTGTGGAGCGAACTCGAGGTCGAAACGAGTCAGCACATCCTCACGCGCTGCGGCGGATTGTCGATCGGAACGGTGGACGGCCCCTATCTTCCGCACCTGCTCGACACCACCCGGCTCAACGGGGCGGACCACGAGATACTCAGCCGCGGGGCGATGGCCGAGCGGTACCCGCAACACCACCTCCGCCCCGACGACCAAGCCGTGTTCGACCCCCATGCCGGTGCCCTGCGGACCGACCGCGCCGTCACTGCGGCGGTGGCCGCGGCGCAGGCGAACGGGGCAACAGTCCTCACCGACACCCCGATCGACGACATCCGGGAAACCGGCGACGGCGTGGTCGTCACCTCCGGCACCAATTCCTGGACGTTCGAGAACGTCATCGTCTCCTCGGGCGGCTGGTCCCGGCGCCTGATGCCCGACTATCTGAAGGCGGTCACCGAAACACGGCGGATCTTCCTGTCGTGGTTCGTGGCCCGCGACGCGTCCGAGTTCTCGCCGGACCGATTCCCCATCTTCATCCGCATCTCCGGAGATCGCTCCATGTACGGGGCGCCCAGCGTCGATGGGGTGACCGTCAAGGCAACCCTGGACGGTCGCGGGGTCTTTACACCACAGGCCGATGCCGTGCCCCGAGACCTCACGGCAGATGAAATCGCGGAGACCACCGAGACGGTCACCGAGTTCCTACCCGGCCTTTTCCCCAGCATCGTCCGCTCCGACGCCTTCCCGGACCTCTATACCGCGGACCAGCACTCCCTTCTCGGCCCCCTGCGGGAGAACAGCAGAATTTACTGCGCCACCGGATTCTCCGGCGCCGGCTTCAAGATGGCATCCGGCTTCGGTGAGATCGCCGCCTCCGAGGCGCTGGGCGCCAAGTCCTTCCCGGAGCTCGATTTCGTGCGGCCCCAACGGTTCCGGCCACACCGCCAGCTGGACGGCCACGGCACGACCACCGAGCCGCCCGGTAACCGTCAGAACGTTCGCTAA
- a CDS encoding aspartate aminotransferase family protein has translation MATLSPALKQATPVVVDYAAGSWVYATDGKKYLDFTTGIGVTSTGHCHPDVVAAAREQVGKVVHAQYTTVMHKPLLELTEKLGDFLPAGLDSVFYATSGSEAVEASIRLARMATGRPNIISFHGGFHGRTVGAASLTTAGTKFRSGFSPIMGGVHIAPFPHAYRYGWDEDTAVAFALKELDHLLQTISTPADTAGFIIEPVLGDGGYIPTPPAFLQGLRERADRHGIVFILDEVQAGVGRTGKFWGHDWAGIRPDIVITAKGLASGFPISAIAASTELMAKAWPGSQGGTYGGNAVAAAAGVATLGVIERENLVWNAHVRGEELRAGLESLRTDFAGIGNVRGRGLMQGIEFTTADETPDAATALAVQQAAVAEELLLLTCGPYGNVIRIIPALNVTSDEIQSGLTKFTQALKTATTA, from the coding sequence ATGGCAACTCTCAGCCCCGCCCTCAAGCAGGCCACCCCCGTCGTCGTCGACTACGCCGCCGGCAGCTGGGTGTACGCGACAGACGGCAAGAAATACCTCGACTTCACCACCGGAATCGGTGTCACCAGCACCGGGCACTGCCACCCGGACGTCGTCGCCGCTGCCCGCGAACAGGTCGGCAAGGTCGTGCATGCCCAGTACACGACGGTGATGCACAAGCCGCTGCTCGAGCTCACCGAGAAACTGGGTGACTTCCTACCCGCGGGACTCGACAGCGTCTTCTACGCCACCTCCGGCTCCGAAGCGGTCGAGGCCTCGATCCGCCTGGCCCGGATGGCGACCGGACGACCCAACATCATCTCGTTCCACGGCGGCTTCCACGGCAGGACGGTGGGCGCGGCCTCGCTGACCACCGCCGGCACCAAGTTCCGTTCCGGATTCTCCCCAATCATGGGCGGGGTGCACATCGCCCCCTTCCCTCACGCCTACCGATACGGCTGGGACGAAGACACCGCTGTCGCCTTCGCCCTGAAGGAACTCGACCACCTCCTGCAGACCATCAGCACCCCCGCCGATACGGCCGGGTTCATCATCGAACCCGTCCTCGGCGACGGTGGCTACATTCCCACCCCTCCCGCCTTCCTGCAGGGGTTGCGCGAACGCGCCGACCGGCACGGCATCGTGTTCATTCTGGACGAAGTCCAGGCAGGTGTGGGTCGCACCGGCAAGTTCTGGGGACACGACTGGGCCGGAATCCGGCCCGACATCGTCATCACCGCAAAAGGCTTGGCCAGCGGCTTCCCCATCTCCGCGATTGCCGCATCCACCGAGCTCATGGCCAAAGCCTGGCCGGGCTCCCAGGGCGGCACGTACGGTGGCAACGCCGTCGCGGCGGCCGCCGGTGTCGCCACGCTGGGTGTCATCGAGCGCGAGAACCTGGTGTGGAACGCTCATGTTAGGGGCGAGGAGCTGCGTGCGGGCCTGGAAAGCCTGCGAACCGACTTCGCCGGAATCGGGAATGTCCGCGGCCGCGGCCTGATGCAGGGCATCGAGTTCACCACCGCCGACGAGACCCCCGACGCAGCGACGGCCCTGGCCGTGCAACAGGCCGCCGTCGCCGAAGAACTGCTGCTGCTGACCTGCGGTCCGTACGGCAACGTCATCCGCATCATTCCGGCGCTCAATGTCACCAGCGACGAAATCCAAAGCGGCCTGACCAAATTCACTCAGGCACTGAAGACAGCCACCACCGCTTAG
- a CDS encoding NAD-dependent succinate-semialdehyde dehydrogenase codes for MSPSFDATTLHTDLFIDGVWRQAAGAATFTVENPATQEVIAEVADGGPDDALDAIAAAGRAQPVWSTSTPRERADILRRAFDLVIANTDRLAAIMTAEMGKPLAEARGEVAYGAEFLRWFSEEAIRIGGDHTTSVDGNTRILISKEPVGPCVLVTPWNFPLAMGARKIAPAIAAGCTMVFKPAELTPLTSLALVDIFQQAGLPDGVLNVVTTSGAASVVEPWMNSGIARKVSFTGSTEVGKILLRQAAENVMRSSMELGGNAPFIVLADADIERAVEGAMKAKMRNMGEACTAANRFFVHRSLAAEFGDKLAKRMSELQVGNGALEGTEVGPLIEQKGLDKVEDLVADAVAKGACILTGGTRPEGPGYFYTPTVLTNVPLDAQLMTTEIFGPVAAITPFDSEDEAVRLANDTDWGLVGYVFTENVDKAMRFSSALEVGMVGLNTGLVSNPAAPFGGVKQSGLGREGGKIGIDEFLESKYTAIAR; via the coding sequence ATGAGCCCTTCCTTTGACGCCACCACCCTCCACACGGACCTGTTCATCGACGGCGTCTGGCGGCAGGCCGCCGGCGCCGCCACCTTCACCGTGGAAAACCCGGCGACCCAGGAAGTCATCGCCGAGGTGGCCGACGGCGGGCCCGACGATGCCCTCGATGCCATCGCGGCCGCCGGTCGCGCGCAGCCGGTATGGAGCACCTCCACTCCGCGCGAGCGGGCGGACATCCTCCGCCGTGCCTTCGACCTCGTCATTGCCAACACCGACCGGTTGGCAGCCATCATGACCGCCGAGATGGGAAAGCCCCTCGCCGAAGCACGGGGCGAAGTCGCCTACGGCGCCGAGTTCCTGCGCTGGTTCTCCGAGGAGGCCATTCGTATCGGCGGAGACCACACCACCTCCGTCGACGGCAACACCCGAATCCTGATCAGTAAGGAACCGGTTGGGCCATGCGTACTGGTGACGCCGTGGAACTTCCCGCTAGCAATGGGTGCCCGTAAGATCGCCCCGGCGATCGCGGCCGGGTGCACGATGGTATTCAAACCCGCGGAACTGACACCACTGACCTCTCTGGCCTTGGTCGACATCTTCCAACAGGCCGGCCTGCCCGACGGCGTCCTCAACGTCGTCACCACCTCTGGCGCCGCCAGCGTGGTGGAGCCGTGGATGAACAGCGGAATCGCACGCAAGGTCAGCTTCACCGGGTCCACCGAAGTCGGCAAGATCCTGCTGCGCCAAGCTGCGGAGAACGTCATGCGCAGCTCCATGGAGTTGGGAGGCAACGCCCCCTTCATCGTCCTGGCGGACGCAGACATCGAGCGGGCCGTCGAGGGCGCCATGAAGGCCAAGATGCGAAATATGGGCGAAGCCTGCACAGCCGCGAACCGCTTCTTCGTACACCGCTCCCTCGCAGCGGAATTCGGGGACAAACTGGCCAAGCGAATGAGCGAACTGCAGGTAGGCAACGGCGCGCTGGAGGGCACCGAGGTCGGTCCCCTCATCGAACAGAAGGGCCTGGACAAAGTCGAAGACCTGGTTGCCGACGCCGTCGCCAAGGGCGCCTGCATCCTGACCGGCGGCACCCGCCCCGAGGGCCCCGGGTACTTCTACACACCAACCGTCCTGACCAACGTTCCCCTCGACGCGCAACTGATGACAACCGAGATTTTCGGGCCGGTCGCGGCAATCACACCCTTCGACAGCGAGGACGAAGCGGTGCGCCTGGCGAACGACACCGACTGGGGGCTTGTTGGATATGTATTCACAGAAAATGTCGACAAGGCCATGCGGTTCTCTTCCGCACTGGAAGTGGGGATGGTCGGACTGAATACCGGCCTCGTCTCGAACCCGGCGGCACCGTTCGGCGGCGTCAAGCAATCCGGATTGGGACGCGAAGGCGGCAAGATCGGAATCGACGAGTTCCTCGAGTCCAAGTACACCGCAATAGCACGTTAG
- a CDS encoding GntR family transcriptional regulator: MAAPEGLLVLEGRPTAQLIADHLREQIIQGVFRPGQQINESVLASQLHTSRGPVREALQRLVQEGILVSLRNRGVFVPELSISDIREIYAVREAVESASANMLLAAGEKQINLTCQLLKITLTDMAEQVDLSDWQALTRLDMQFHTLFVEGAGNSRLIRIYDTLVAESRMCIRNLRVSYPRVDVLVQEHQNLLDLLEAGDNDGLQQAISRHMRTAVDDLTATTLQE; encoded by the coding sequence ATGGCAGCACCGGAGGGGTTGCTTGTACTCGAGGGACGGCCCACTGCACAACTAATTGCCGATCACCTGCGGGAACAAATCATCCAAGGGGTCTTCCGGCCTGGTCAGCAAATCAACGAATCCGTCCTCGCAAGTCAGCTGCACACGTCAAGGGGACCAGTCCGCGAAGCACTGCAGCGGCTGGTCCAGGAGGGTATCCTTGTCAGTTTGCGGAACCGCGGGGTCTTTGTACCGGAGCTGTCGATCAGCGACATCAGAGAGATCTATGCCGTCCGAGAGGCGGTGGAATCAGCCTCCGCAAATATGCTCCTGGCCGCCGGGGAAAAACAAATCAATCTGACCTGCCAGTTGCTGAAAATAACCCTGACGGACATGGCAGAACAGGTTGATCTGTCAGACTGGCAAGCTCTCACCCGACTGGATATGCAATTCCACACGTTATTTGTAGAAGGGGCAGGGAATTCGCGTTTGATTCGGATTTACGACACCCTCGTCGCCGAATCGAGAATGTGCATCCGCAACCTCCGGGTGTCCTATCCGCGAGTGGACGTTCTGGTCCAGGAACACCAGAATCTCCTGGACCTGCTGGAAGCCGGGGACAACGACGGACTCCAGCAGGCCATCAGTCGTCACATGCGCACAGCCGTTGACGACCTCACCGCCACAACGCTTCAGGAGTAG
- a CDS encoding GntR family transcriptional regulator has product MTGIDNMVPMPLRVTSAVIAEQLRERIVDGSFAPGEQISEVQLAARLKMSRGPVREAVQRLAQEGLLVSHRNRGVFVVELEIGDIEDIYRGRRAIEKEAASTVYERGIQAGLAARLEEILRNIAQYMDAGDWPKLAREDLYFHETMVKAAQSPRLSRMFSTLAAETMLCMSAFDERYIRPPTAVEEHQRLLDRLLGGDLAELLAEIDRHLSDAVKSLASARRERDGDGSTNV; this is encoded by the coding sequence ATGACCGGCATCGACAACATGGTTCCCATGCCTCTTCGGGTCACCTCTGCAGTGATCGCGGAGCAGCTGCGGGAGCGCATCGTGGACGGCAGCTTCGCACCGGGTGAGCAGATCAGCGAAGTACAGCTGGCCGCCCGCCTGAAGATGAGCCGTGGTCCCGTCCGAGAGGCCGTGCAGCGCCTCGCCCAAGAGGGGCTTCTGGTCAGCCACCGTAATCGAGGCGTGTTCGTCGTCGAACTCGAAATCGGCGATATCGAGGACATCTACCGTGGTCGGCGCGCCATCGAGAAGGAAGCGGCGAGCACCGTGTACGAACGCGGGATTCAGGCCGGACTCGCGGCTCGTCTCGAAGAGATTCTGCGAAACATCGCGCAATACATGGACGCCGGCGACTGGCCGAAACTGGCCCGCGAGGACCTCTATTTCCACGAAACAATGGTGAAGGCCGCGCAGAGCCCCCGGCTGAGCCGTATGTTCTCCACACTGGCTGCCGAGACCATGCTATGTATGTCGGCTTTCGATGAGCGGTACATCCGGCCGCCTACAGCGGTCGAGGAACACCAGAGGTTGCTCGACAGGCTGCTGGGGGGTGACCTCGCGGAGCTGCTCGCGGAGATCGATCGGCACCTGTCCGACGCCGTCAAGTCGCTGGCTAGTGCACGCCGGGAACGGGACGGCGACGGGTCAACGAACGTGTAG
- a CDS encoding PadR family transcriptional regulator: MSLRNAVLAALLEGEASGYDLAKGFDASVANFWMSTPQQLYKELEKMAADRLIETRIVEQERRPNKRLHAITAAGRAALHEFMAEPVKPTAIRDEMLVKVQGMSGDDSPAVRAAITERMEWSKAKLARYERLRTRLLDGRSEQAYLAESDRIGPYLTLVRGIAFEQENLRWSEFALSAIDRHTTAHAE, translated from the coding sequence ATGTCGCTACGCAACGCGGTGCTGGCCGCACTTCTCGAGGGAGAGGCGTCCGGATACGACCTGGCCAAAGGCTTCGACGCCTCGGTCGCAAACTTCTGGATGTCCACGCCACAGCAGCTGTACAAGGAACTCGAGAAGATGGCCGCGGACAGGCTCATCGAGACCCGGATCGTCGAACAGGAGCGCCGCCCCAACAAGCGCCTGCACGCGATCACCGCGGCAGGGCGAGCAGCTCTACACGAGTTCATGGCCGAGCCGGTCAAGCCGACCGCCATCCGCGACGAGATGTTGGTGAAGGTGCAGGGGATGAGCGGCGACGATTCCCCCGCCGTCCGCGCAGCCATCACCGAGCGCATGGAATGGTCGAAGGCGAAACTGGCCCGCTACGAACGCCTGCGCACGCGACTACTGGACGGGCGAAGCGAACAGGCATATCTGGCCGAGTCGGACCGGATCGGCCCGTATCTCACCCTCGTCCGCGGAATTGCCTTCGAACAGGAAAATCTGCGTTGGAGCGAATTCGCACTCTCGGCCATCGACCGGCATACCACCGCCCACGCCGAGTGA
- a CDS encoding nuclear transport factor 2 family protein, with amino-acid sequence MHPFREAVEARDIAAIEALLADDVVFTSPVAHRPYPGKALTAAILRAVIEVFEDFGYVRQIESEDGREHALIFEATVDGKQITGCDFLHFDDDGKIDDFMVMVRPLSAAQALAMRMGQKFERIKAEATASLLQETADV; translated from the coding sequence ATGCATCCGTTCCGTGAAGCGGTCGAGGCACGCGATATCGCGGCCATCGAGGCGCTGCTGGCCGACGACGTCGTGTTCACGAGCCCGGTGGCTCACAGGCCGTATCCGGGTAAGGCGCTCACGGCGGCGATTCTGCGCGCGGTGATCGAAGTCTTCGAGGATTTCGGCTACGTGCGTCAGATCGAGTCCGAAGACGGCCGCGAGCATGCCTTGATCTTCGAGGCCACCGTCGATGGCAAACAAATCACCGGTTGCGACTTCTTGCATTTCGATGACGACGGCAAGATCGATGACTTCATGGTGATGGTGCGTCCGCTCTCGGCGGCGCAGGCGCTGGCAATGCGCATGGGGCAAAAGTTCGAACGCATCAAAGCCGAGGCCACCGCATCGCTCCTGCAGGAGACGGCCGACGTATGA